One segment of Microscilla marina ATCC 23134 DNA contains the following:
- a CDS encoding GNAT family N-acetyltransferase yields the protein MKNISLRKATIEDKALVVDFDYSLDVVEHIELKREEKITKAILCEECFIILVDNREIGFVIFDYRFFDQGWVGLIVIDEEYRGKGIGGKTFDLICKQCKANKVFTSTNSSNIPMQKALTKVGFSFAGKINGLDDGDPELFYYKKTNNRETKS from the coding sequence ATGAAAAATATTAGTTTAAGAAAGGCAACAATAGAAGACAAAGCATTAGTAGTGGACTTTGATTATAGCCTTGATGTAGTCGAACATATCGAACTCAAGAGAGAGGAAAAGATTACAAAAGCAATATTGTGTGAGGAATGTTTTATCATATTGGTGGACAACAGAGAAATTGGATTTGTCATATTTGATTACCGTTTTTTTGACCAAGGGTGGGTAGGACTTATTGTTATTGATGAAGAATATAGAGGAAAAGGAATAGGTGGAAAAACATTTGACCTTATATGTAAGCAGTGCAAGGCGAATAAAGTATTTACTTCAACCAATAGTTCCAATATTCCAATGCAGAAAGCATTGACTAAAGTTGGTTTTTCTTTTGCAGGTAAAATAAACGGATTAGATGATGGAGACCCTGAACTATTTTATTATAAAAAGACTAACAATAGGGAAACGAAAAGTTAA